Proteins encoded in a region of the Paenibacillus sp. W2I17 genome:
- a CDS encoding genetic competence negative regulator — translation MKIERLSHDKIRIFLTFDDLSERGIQKEDMWQEIPKVHELFTEMMDQAYSELGFDATGPLAVEVFALPAQGMVVIVTRGKYDPQQYGSGHEDDLPEEVYEMEVTLEQSDSIVYAFKDFEVLIEAAHMLRQHVTDAGRLYSYKDKWFLHLEPDEVDSTKHAALIALLAEFGEGSSVTPAVMEEYGKVVIPAQAIDVICTHFKRQD, via the coding sequence TCCTGACCTTTGACGATCTGAGCGAGCGCGGAATACAAAAAGAAGATATGTGGCAGGAAATACCTAAGGTTCATGAACTGTTCACTGAAATGATGGATCAGGCCTATTCCGAACTTGGATTTGATGCCACAGGTCCACTCGCTGTCGAAGTATTCGCACTTCCCGCTCAAGGGATGGTTGTCATTGTCACACGTGGAAAATATGATCCGCAACAATATGGTTCAGGTCATGAAGATGATCTTCCTGAAGAAGTATATGAAATGGAAGTTACACTCGAGCAAAGCGATTCCATCGTTTATGCATTCAAGGACTTTGAAGTGCTCATTGAAGCTGCACATATGTTGCGTCAGCATGTTACGGATGCTGGGAGACTTTATTCTTATAAAGACAAGTGGTTCTTGCATTTGGAGCCAGATGAGGTAGATTCCACCAAACATGCGGCATTGATTGCCTTGCTTGCTGAATTTGGCGAAGGATCCTCAGTTACTCCGGCAGTTATGGAAGAGTATGGTAAGGTTGTTATTCCTGCACAAGCGATTGATGTTATCTGCACCCACTTCAAACGCCAGGATTAA
- the prsW gene encoding glutamic-type intramembrane protease PrsW has translation MLLFSVLAAAVAPGLALLTYFYLKDRYDYEPLHMVLRVFLMGILMVLPVMIIQRGMMIWLGDNPYLEAIMISGGVEEFVKWFVLYHIIYNHTEFDEPYDGILYAVAVSLGFATVENVLYAFAGNASVSAMFLRALLPVSGHAMFAVIMGYYMGKAKFIGGKKKRWYLVLSLVLPFFWHALYDVIMNTMVNHWLWFIAPLMAGLWYGAMGKITRANNRSPFRFVKREEEVKL, from the coding sequence GTGCTTTTGTTTTCGGTCTTAGCGGCAGCAGTTGCTCCGGGTCTCGCCTTGTTAACATACTTTTACCTGAAAGACCGTTATGATTATGAGCCACTTCATATGGTATTGCGGGTTTTCCTCATGGGGATTCTGATGGTACTGCCTGTGATGATTATTCAGCGTGGCATGATGATATGGCTCGGGGATAATCCTTATCTTGAGGCCATTATGATCTCAGGTGGTGTGGAGGAATTCGTTAAATGGTTCGTACTTTATCATATTATCTATAATCACACCGAATTTGATGAGCCGTATGACGGGATCTTATATGCAGTCGCTGTTTCACTTGGATTTGCCACTGTTGAGAATGTGTTGTATGCCTTTGCGGGGAATGCATCCGTCTCAGCCATGTTCCTTCGGGCACTGCTCCCTGTTTCAGGGCACGCTATGTTTGCGGTAATCATGGGTTATTATATGGGTAAAGCCAAGTTTATCGGTGGTAAGAAAAAGCGGTGGTATCTGGTTCTTTCTCTGGTGTTACCTTTTTTCTGGCATGCATTGTACGATGTCATCATGAACACCATGGTGAATCATTGGTTGTGGTTTATAGCGCCGCTAATGGCGGGCCTGTGGTATGGGGCAATGGGTAAAATCACACGAGCTAATAACCGTTCTCCTTTTCGTTTTGTGAAGCGGGAGGAAGAGGTTAAATTATAA